A region of Toxorhynchites rutilus septentrionalis strain SRP chromosome 1, ASM2978413v1, whole genome shotgun sequence DNA encodes the following proteins:
- the LOC129761424 gene encoding uncharacterized protein LOC129761424, protein MEGQQNQPPNGHPQFRQQQLPSQAVPPGLNPGNSPPGHQQQYQQQPIFTQGMTADSVIVQILQHLQQQQAVTNQLLQQQREGTHQQQEFLQQQEALFRNAMSSINVSVPPNPEAILDSLAGNIKDFQFDPENHCTFAAWYARYEDLFAEDAHRLDDDAKVRLLLRRLGTNEHYRYVSYILPSTPKDFTFDVTVQKLTALFGTTESMVKKRYSTLTFAKTPTEDYVTFACRVNKMCVEFELKKMSEQQFKCLMFVCGLKGECDADVRTRLLVKIESNDDVTLEAMIDEAADQSKERYSDD, encoded by the coding sequence ATGGAGGGTCAACAGAATCAGCCTCCGAATGGACACCCACAGTTTCGTCAACAGCAGCTTCCTTCCCAAGCGGTGCCACCAGGTCTGAATCCGGGAAACAGTCCACCCGGTCATCAACAGCAGTACCAACAGCAGCCGATTTTTACCCAGGGAATGACGGCGGATAGTGTCATCGTACAAATTTTGCAACACCTTCAGCAGCAACAGGCAGTAACAAACCAGCTTCTCCAGCAGCAGCGTGAAGGCACACATCAACAGCAGGAGTTCCTGCAACAGCAGGAAGCGCTTTTCCGGAATGCGATGTCATCAATCAACGTCAGCGTTCCCCCTAATCCagaagccatcttggattcgCTAGCTGGGAACATCAAAGATTTCCAGTTTGATCCTGAGAACCACTGTACTTTCGCTGCCTGGTACGCTCGATACGAGGACCTCTTCGCCGAGGATGCACACAgactggatgacgatgctaaagtgAGGTTACTTCTGCGCCGCCTAGGAACCAACGAGCACTACAGATACGTGAGCTACATATTACCGAGTACGCCGAAGGATTTCACGTTCGACGTAACGGTTCAGAAGCTTACAGCACTGTTCGGGACCACAGAATCAATGGTGAAGAAACGCTACAGTACGCTCACCTTCGCTAAAACCCCGACTGAAGATTACGTCACTTTCGCGTGTCGGGTAAACAAAATGTGCGTAGAATTCGAGCTGAAGAAGATGTCCGAGCAACAATTTAAGTGCCTAATGTTCGTTTGTGGTCTCAAGGGTGAGTGTGACGCCGATGTACGTACCAGGCTGTTGGTGAAGATTGAGAGCAACGATGATGTCACCCTAGAGGCGATGATTGATGAAGCGGCTGATCAATCTAAAGAACGATACAGCGATGATTGA